The Anabaena sp. WA102 genome contains a region encoding:
- a CDS encoding Hfq-related RNA-binding protein: MATNQFDTSLPSIRQVQKCIKEKLTVEFRLMTGDLITGRIFWQDHNCICVFDGNNEQIMVWKQAIAYMKPFSDTVA, encoded by the coding sequence ATGGCAACCAATCAATTTGATACTTCCCTACCTAGCATTCGTCAAGTCCAGAAGTGTATTAAAGAAAAATTAACCGTCGAATTTAGATTAATGACTGGTGATTTGATTACAGGTCGCATATTTTGGCAGGATCACAATTGTATCTGTGTTTTTGATGGTAATAATGAGCAAATTATGGTTTGGAAACAGGCGATCGCCTACATGAAACCATTCAGTGATACAGTAGCCTAA
- a CDS encoding glycosyltransferase family 4 protein, translating into MRIAWIGKKTPFCGNVTYSREITNGLLDRGHEVSFLHFAQEEATTDNWPNFQEVPLPFIYKSQVYTIPSFKATKVLKDSLREIKPDIVHASLTLSTLDFVLPEICEELNLPLIATFHTPFAGKGAKLISSTQLLAYQLYAPFLDHYDRVIIFSQIQRELLSGMGVGDSKIAVIPNGVDPVKYSPGVSHVKAEFGAERLFVYQGRIAQEKNVESLLRAWKQSDMGVNTKLLIVGDGPLKPSLESFYGREHGIIWLGFIADENRRIEILRGADVFILPSLVEGLSLSLLEAMSCGVACLATDVGADGEVLEKGAGVAINTSSVRSQLKTLLPLCQDHPELTTLLGEKARKRVLERYTLNDNITQLEELYSQVLAQRPLTLSWGI; encoded by the coding sequence ATGCGTATAGCTTGGATTGGAAAAAAAACACCCTTTTGCGGTAACGTCACCTACAGTCGAGAAATTACCAACGGATTACTAGACAGGGGACACGAGGTTAGTTTTCTGCACTTTGCTCAAGAAGAAGCGACAACTGACAATTGGCCTAATTTTCAAGAAGTTCCTTTACCATTTATCTACAAATCTCAGGTTTACACAATTCCCTCTTTCAAAGCAACTAAGGTTTTGAAAGATTCACTACGGGAAATTAAACCAGATATAGTCCACGCTTCTCTGACTCTATCAACTTTAGATTTTGTTTTACCAGAAATTTGCGAAGAGTTAAATTTGCCCCTCATTGCTACTTTCCACACTCCATTTGCAGGGAAGGGAGCAAAATTAATATCTAGTACCCAGCTTTTAGCTTATCAACTTTATGCTCCCTTTTTAGATCATTATGATCGGGTAATTATCTTTTCCCAAATTCAACGGGAATTACTCTCAGGTATGGGGGTTGGGGACAGCAAAATTGCTGTGATTCCTAATGGTGTAGATCCTGTTAAGTATTCTCCCGGTGTTTCTCATGTTAAAGCCGAATTCGGGGCTGAACGTTTGTTTGTTTATCAAGGGAGAATCGCCCAAGAGAAAAACGTTGAATCTCTCTTGCGGGCTTGGAAGCAATCAGATATGGGTGTTAATACCAAATTATTGATTGTGGGTGATGGTCCATTAAAGCCTTCTCTGGAGTCATTTTATGGTCGAGAACATGGCATCATCTGGTTAGGATTTATCGCCGATGAAAATCGCCGGATCGAAATTTTACGAGGGGCGGATGTATTTATTTTACCTTCTTTGGTAGAGGGATTATCCTTGTCTTTATTAGAGGCTATGTCCTGTGGTGTAGCTTGTTTAGCTACTGACGTGGGTGCAGACGGGGAAGTTTTAGAAAAGGGGGCTGGTGTAGCGATTAATACAAGCAGTGTGCGATCGCAGTTAAAGACCCTATTACCACTATGCCAAGATCATCCAGAGTTAACCACATTGTTGGGAGAAAAAGCCAGGAAGCGAGTATTAGAACGCTATACCTTAAATGATAATATCACCCAATTAGAAGAGCTTTATAGCCAAGTTCTCGCCCAGCGTCCTTTAACACTAAGCTGGGGTATTTAA
- a CDS encoding MFS transporter, giving the protein MQSSDLNKKSRTHSPSDAKKKHKASDHNVASAPKLSHIHSPEMSLKDVSEDGSCPSEIPLTDISQGSEIKSDPLLKGAELNGKLTTDLTPETLPLIDADSGGTDSANNQQAGFLPVLKNPNFLALWAGQVFCQLADKVYLVLMIALINSQFQASDQSISGWVSALMIAFTIPAVLFGSVAGVFVDRWSKKVVLVASNIWRGILVLLIPTLLWLTHDWQPVGVLPVGFLIILGVTFLVSTLTQFFAPAEQSAIPLIVKEQDLLSANSLYTTTMMASVIVGFAVGEPVLALADGLWGQLGGGGGLGKEILVGGSYAIAGLILFLLQTNEKPHPPETEFPHVLSDLRDGLRYLQENHRIRNALLQLIILFSVFAALTVLAVRMAEIIPNLKASQFGFLLASAGVGVAIGATILGQFGQRFSYKQLSFWGCLGMTGSLIGLSLFTTQLLPVLLFIALVGIFGALVGIPMQTAIQTETPPAMRGKVFGLQNNVINIALSLPLALAGVAETFIGLKAVFFTLAAIVLVGGLFTWYNSSESSDGK; this is encoded by the coding sequence ATGCAATCGTCTGATTTAAATAAAAAAAGCCGAACTCACTCACCTAGCGACGCTAAAAAAAAGCATAAAGCATCAGATCATAATGTTGCTTCTGCTCCTAAACTTAGTCATATTCATAGTCCAGAAATGTCACTAAAAGATGTTTCTGAAGATGGAAGTTGCCCATCAGAAATTCCATTAACTGATATTTCTCAAGGCTCAGAAATAAAATCTGATCCATTATTAAAAGGTGCGGAATTGAATGGTAAATTAACGACGGATTTAACGCCGGAAACATTGCCATTAATAGATGCCGATTCTGGGGGTACGGATTCTGCAAATAATCAACAGGCGGGGTTTTTACCTGTATTAAAAAACCCTAACTTTCTCGCTCTTTGGGCGGGTCAAGTTTTCTGTCAATTAGCCGATAAGGTTTATTTAGTATTGATGATTGCTTTGATTAATAGCCAGTTTCAAGCTAGTGATCAAAGTATTAGCGGTTGGGTTTCGGCTTTAATGATAGCGTTTACAATTCCTGCCGTATTATTTGGCTCTGTAGCTGGGGTATTTGTAGATCGTTGGTCAAAAAAAGTTGTTTTGGTAGCATCAAATATTTGGCGTGGTATTCTGGTTTTACTTATTCCTACCCTGTTATGGTTAACCCATGATTGGCAGCCTGTTGGCGTTTTGCCTGTGGGTTTTTTGATTATTTTAGGAGTAACTTTTTTGGTTTCTACCTTAACACAATTTTTTGCCCCGGCAGAACAATCGGCTATTCCTTTAATAGTCAAAGAACAGGATTTGCTTTCAGCTAATTCTCTCTACACAACGACAATGATGGCTTCGGTGATTGTGGGTTTTGCGGTAGGAGAACCAGTGTTGGCATTAGCAGACGGACTGTGGGGGCAATTAGGCGGTGGTGGGGGATTGGGTAAGGAAATTTTGGTGGGTGGTAGTTATGCGATCGCTGGGTTAATATTATTTCTACTCCAAACTAACGAAAAACCCCATCCCCCGGAAACAGAATTTCCCCATGTTTTGTCAGACTTGCGCGACGGGTTACGTTACCTCCAAGAAAATCATCGCATCCGCAATGCTTTATTACAACTAATTATCCTATTTTCTGTCTTTGCCGCCCTGACTGTGCTGGCAGTTCGTATGGCAGAAATTATTCCCAATCTGAAAGCCTCTCAATTCGGCTTTTTATTAGCATCTGCTGGTGTTGGTGTGGCTATTGGGGCGACAATTCTCGGACAATTTGGACAACGCTTTTCCTATAAACAACTGAGTTTTTGGGGTTGTCTAGGTATGACAGGATCTTTAATTGGTTTATCACTGTTCACCACTCAACTTTTACCCGTGCTGCTATTTATAGCTTTGGTGGGAATATTTGGGGCTTTGGTGGGTATCCCTATGCAAACTGCAATCCAAACCGAAACACCCCCAGCTATGCGAGGTAAGGTATTTGGACTGCAAAATAACGTGATTAATATTGCTCTTTCTCTCCCCTTGGCTTTAGCTGGTGTGGCGGAAACTTTTATCGGCTTAAAAGCAGTATTTTTTACCTTAGCTGCGATCGTCTTAGTTGGCGGTCTCTTTACTTGGTATAATTCTAGTGAGTCCTCAGATGGCAAATAG
- the recO gene encoding DNA repair protein RecO, whose product MSKTYKATGINLKAQALGESDKIVTILTQEFGLIRAVATGVRKQNSSLGGRMGMFVINELLISQGRNLDRITQAETIKTYPGLSKDLGKLAASQYLAEIVLCQALSEQPQTEIYELFNEHLQRLEDIPKIEINCVVAYLAQGVFQLLSLAGLTPQVESCCLTQRLLTPDWTNPHWQVGFSIPSGGIICLDAWKTLRTEIEQEKRENREMTQTSQTNVSNPQFWSSNPSYETVFHQQELPIISRRLNGKQLVMLQHLSETEIIQIDVADYSGWLAVEQILRQYVQYHLGQPIRSATLIDSYFAANHDAIV is encoded by the coding sequence ATGAGTAAAACCTACAAAGCAACTGGTATTAATCTCAAGGCGCAAGCGCTGGGCGAATCTGATAAAATAGTTACAATTTTAACTCAAGAATTTGGTTTAATTCGGGCAGTTGCGACGGGAGTACGGAAACAAAACTCCAGCTTGGGGGGGAGAATGGGGATGTTTGTTATTAATGAATTACTCATTTCCCAAGGACGAAATCTCGATAGAATTACTCAAGCTGAAACTATCAAAACTTATCCGGGTTTATCTAAGGATTTGGGTAAATTAGCTGCTAGTCAATATTTAGCGGAAATAGTTCTGTGTCAAGCGTTAAGCGAACAACCGCAAACAGAAATTTATGAGTTATTTAATGAGCATCTTCAGCGGCTAGAGGATATACCAAAAATAGAAATAAACTGTGTAGTTGCCTATCTAGCTCAAGGTGTATTTCAACTTTTATCCTTAGCGGGACTAACACCACAAGTAGAGTCTTGTTGTTTAACTCAACGGCTTTTAACCCCAGACTGGACAAATCCCCATTGGCAAGTTGGATTTAGCATTCCTTCTGGTGGCATAATTTGTTTAGACGCTTGGAAAACCTTGCGAACAGAAATAGAGCAGGAGAAACGGGAAAATAGGGAAATGACACAAACAAGCCAGACAAATGTTTCCAATCCCCAATTCTGGTCTTCTAACCCTAGCTACGAAACGGTTTTTCACCAGCAGGAGTTACCAATTATTTCTCGTCGGTTGAATGGGAAACAACTGGTTATGCTTCAACATCTGTCGGAAACAGAGATAATACAAATAGATGTGGCCGACTATTCTGGATGGTTAGCTGTTGAGCAAATTTTACGCCAGTATGTTCAGTATCATTTAGGACAACCTATTCGCTCTGCCACTTTGATTGATTCCTATTTTGCCGCCAACCATGATGCAATCGTCTGA